One Calditrichia bacterium DNA window includes the following coding sequences:
- a CDS encoding PAS domain S-box protein produces the protein MIEFFQKLFVADFMPHGHCLFWQPGVLWLHIISDGLTTLAYYSIPIAMFVFVRKREEFHYQWVFYMFALFILACGTTHLLNIWTLWEPIYRFEGVVKLFTAGLSVATAVMLWPLIPRALRMPKQSELESEILARKTYEKQLIAAHDELEQLVRKRTEALETANAQLKKEIEERMQVEEELLLKRQQLELTLWASDLGMWDWDVINNKRVVNQWVKQLGYNSTEFPQKEDWESVVHPDDLPVKMKQLDRYLKGEIPFYEAEFRQRAQDGEYRWILSRGKITEWDENQRPARLTGTYLNITERKQAEKELRESQSQLAGIFASAMDAIITVDQTQQIMYFNASAEKMFECPEADAIGQPLNRFIPELFRDLHSRHIQQFGDTGFTNRKMSTPIQLSGLRAGGQEFPIEASISQVKAGNQFLYTVILRDITEKLQKEQELRFLATVLENVSEAVISTDMEFVINWWNYAAEKMYGFKSEEVIGKSMNSIIHTRYEDTDEETVRQQFLDNGMWRGEVIQDHKNGKTMNVFASVSKVYNAGMQPIGVVALNRDITEQKQQKAKLAKYAHDLQRSNTELENFAYIVSHDLKEPLRGLQNYAGFIIEDYNDVLDDPGKEKLKTLQMLTLRMDQQLESLLQYSRVGRVDLAFAKTDLGLIVQRVLERLKFTIEESGTNVLIPRKMPIVYCDNARIAEVFQNLILNAIKYNDKPNPTVEIGYIQPDESGTIEPDAEMVSIYIKDNGIGIKEKHYDTIFRIFKRLHARDKFGGGTGAGLTIVQKIIERHGGKIWLNSEINEGTTFYFTLSENKNEAKNTPDINR, from the coding sequence ATGATAGAATTTTTCCAGAAACTTTTTGTTGCGGATTTTATGCCGCATGGGCATTGCCTGTTTTGGCAACCGGGGGTGTTGTGGCTACACATTATTTCGGACGGGCTCACTACACTTGCGTATTATAGCATTCCCATTGCGATGTTCGTTTTTGTCCGGAAACGTGAAGAATTCCACTATCAATGGGTTTTTTATATGTTTGCGCTGTTCATTTTGGCTTGCGGCACAACGCACTTGCTGAACATCTGGACACTTTGGGAGCCGATTTACCGGTTTGAGGGCGTTGTGAAATTGTTTACTGCCGGATTGTCCGTCGCTACAGCGGTGATGCTATGGCCGCTAATTCCGCGAGCGCTCCGTATGCCCAAACAATCTGAACTCGAATCTGAAATCCTTGCACGGAAAACATATGAAAAACAATTGATTGCGGCGCACGATGAACTGGAACAACTGGTTCGCAAACGAACGGAAGCATTGGAAACAGCTAACGCACAGCTCAAAAAAGAAATCGAAGAGCGGATGCAAGTTGAAGAAGAACTTTTGCTAAAAAGGCAGCAGTTGGAGCTGACGCTTTGGGCATCGGATTTGGGAATGTGGGACTGGGATGTCATCAATAATAAACGGGTGGTGAATCAATGGGTGAAGCAGTTGGGTTACAATTCGACTGAATTTCCCCAAAAAGAAGATTGGGAATCTGTGGTTCACCCGGACGATTTACCCGTTAAAATGAAACAACTGGATCGATACCTGAAAGGGGAAATTCCGTTTTATGAAGCAGAATTCCGGCAACGTGCCCAAGATGGCGAATACCGGTGGATACTCTCTCGCGGAAAAATTACCGAATGGGACGAAAACCAGCGTCCCGCACGGTTGACAGGCACATATTTGAACATCACCGAACGCAAACAGGCCGAAAAAGAACTGCGCGAAAGCCAATCGCAATTAGCCGGGATTTTCGCTTCGGCGATGGATGCGATTATCACGGTCGACCAAACCCAGCAAATAATGTATTTCAATGCATCTGCCGAAAAAATGTTCGAATGTCCGGAAGCTGATGCCATCGGCCAACCGCTGAACCGGTTTATACCGGAACTATTTCGTGATTTGCACAGTCGGCACATTCAGCAATTTGGGGATACCGGTTTTACTAATCGCAAAATGAGTACACCGATACAGCTTTCCGGGCTTCGTGCAGGCGGGCAGGAATTTCCTATCGAAGCATCTATTTCTCAGGTGAAAGCTGGGAATCAGTTTTTGTATACCGTTATATTGCGCGATATAACCGAAAAATTGCAAAAGGAGCAAGAGCTGCGTTTTCTCGCTACCGTTTTGGAAAATGTATCGGAAGCGGTGATTTCCACCGACATGGAATTTGTTATCAACTGGTGGAATTACGCCGCCGAAAAAATGTATGGTTTCAAATCGGAAGAAGTAATCGGGAAAAGTATGAACAGTATTATTCACACCCGCTACGAGGATACCGATGAAGAAACCGTGCGGCAGCAATTCCTGGACAACGGTATGTGGCGCGGAGAAGTGATTCAGGATCACAAAAACGGAAAAACAATGAACGTGTTCGCGTCCGTTTCCAAAGTGTATAACGCTGGTATGCAACCCATTGGCGTTGTTGCACTTAACCGTGATATTACTGAGCAAAAACAACAAAAAGCCAAGTTGGCAAAATATGCGCATGATTTACAAAGGAGCAATACAGAGCTGGAAAATTTTGCGTATATTGTATCACACGACCTTAAAGAGCCGTTGCGGGGGCTTCAGAATTATGCCGGATTTATCATCGAAGATTACAACGATGTTCTGGACGATCCCGGTAAAGAAAAATTAAAAACACTGCAAATGCTTACGCTAAGAATGGATCAACAATTGGAATCGCTGTTGCAATACTCCCGAGTAGGACGGGTGGATTTGGCGTTTGCGAAAACAGATTTGGGACTGATTGTACAGCGAGTATTGGAGCGGCTTAAATTTACAATTGAAGAAAGCGGCACAAACGTGCTGATACCGCGAAAAATGCCAATCGTTTATTGCGACAACGCCCGCATTGCGGAAGTTTTCCAAAACCTGATCCTCAATGCCATCAAATACAATGATAAACCTAACCCGACTGTGGAAATCGGTTACATTCAGCCGGATGAATCGGGCACCATTGAACCGGATGCCGAAATGGTTAGCATTTATATCAAGGATAACGGCATCGGAATTAAAGAGAAGCACTATGACACTATCTTTAGAATATTCAAACGGTTACACGCGCGAGATAAATTTGGTGGCGGTACTGGAGCAGGTTTAACAATCGTTCAAAAAATTATTGAACGCCATGGCGGAAAAATATGGTTAAATTCTGAAATTAATGAAGGGACGACATTTTATTTTACATTGTCAGAAAATAAAAATGAAGCGAAAAACACCCCCGATATTAATCGTTGA
- a CDS encoding porin, protein MSRLQSGTLKTFFAVMLLVLMGSSSFATNGYFRHGYGIQYRGLAGAGAALYLSPLGIAVNPASAVFLKGQFDLGVSLFNPNRQYTISGAPSGYPGTFPLTPGVIESESNLFLIPNIGVSIPFGKNNALAFALYGNGGMNTDYATKTFDNPQLSFDAITGVDLSQMFIMATVSREIVPNQAIGVSAIFGYQRFQAEGLYAFSGMSADPTNLTNNGYDNATGFGIRVGYLGQITQKLSMGLSYQSKMNMSKFDKYCGLFAGEGDFDIPSNWTAGLAFRPTEKLTLAFDVQEIYYSDVNAVSNPMVLPMLANGSMNPEFEALGGENASGFGWEDIMVFKFGAQMAITDFTTLRAGYSYSGQPVPETEAMFNILAPGVVQHHATMGISHKLTKSFTLNAALMRAFSNSVSGVNPMEAPEQQQIELQMNQWEGDLGISLNF, encoded by the coding sequence ATGTCTCGGTTACAATCAGGAACCTTGAAAACTTTTTTTGCTGTGATGCTTTTGGTGTTGATGGGCAGCAGCAGTTTTGCAACCAACGGCTATTTTCGTCATGGTTATGGTATTCAATATCGTGGTTTGGCGGGCGCAGGGGCCGCGTTGTATCTCAGCCCGCTGGGAATTGCGGTTAACCCGGCAAGTGCTGTTTTTCTGAAAGGTCAATTTGATCTCGGTGTATCGCTGTTTAATCCGAACAGGCAATATACGATTTCCGGCGCACCGTCCGGTTATCCGGGTACTTTTCCGCTGACGCCCGGCGTCATCGAAAGCGAATCCAACTTATTTTTGATTCCAAATATTGGAGTTTCCATTCCGTTTGGCAAAAATAATGCGCTGGCTTTCGCCCTTTACGGAAACGGCGGAATGAATACAGATTATGCTACCAAAACGTTTGATAATCCGCAATTGTCTTTCGATGCGATTACTGGTGTGGATTTGTCCCAAATGTTTATAATGGCAACGGTTTCGCGGGAAATTGTGCCGAATCAGGCTATCGGTGTATCGGCGATTTTCGGATATCAGCGGTTTCAGGCGGAAGGGCTGTATGCGTTTTCCGGCATGTCCGCCGATCCGACAAATTTGACCAACAATGGCTACGATAATGCCACCGGTTTTGGTATTCGGGTGGGCTATCTGGGACAAATTACCCAAAAATTATCGATGGGATTAAGCTATCAAAGTAAAATGAACATGAGCAAATTTGATAAATATTGTGGTTTGTTCGCCGGCGAAGGCGATTTTGATATCCCCTCCAATTGGACCGCTGGATTGGCGTTTCGCCCGACCGAAAAACTGACGCTGGCATTTGATGTTCAGGAAATTTATTACAGCGATGTGAATGCCGTGAGCAATCCGATGGTTCTGCCGATGTTGGCAAACGGCTCTATGAATCCCGAATTTGAGGCGCTCGGCGGTGAAAATGCCAGCGGTTTTGGCTGGGAAGATATTATGGTTTTCAAATTTGGTGCACAAATGGCAATCACAGATTTCACAACCCTTCGTGCCGGTTATTCATATTCCGGGCAACCGGTTCCGGAAACGGAAGCGATGTTCAATATTTTGGCTCCCGGCGTAGTTCAACATCACGCCACAATGGGAATTTCCCACAAACTGACAAAATCGTTTACGCTAAATGCGGCATTGATGCGCGCGTTTTCAAACAGCGTATCTGGTGTAAATCCCATGGAAGCACCTGAACAACAACAGATAGAATTACAGATGAACCAATGGGAAGGTGATTTGGGCATCTCGCTGAATTTTTAA
- a CDS encoding DUF885 domain-containing protein has product MTYFRWIFLAICFAVVAAVAQTTDAVKNELYSIFDDEWQFRLQENPDLAVSMGKAEFAGKLPAVSAADELRRAEFDRGLLQRLAAVDREKLSETDRVNYDVFKFILENRVAEVEHESYLTPISSEGGFYTSFLFMIGDLPFENAKDYQNYLSMLAAFTDYTNQHIELMREGLRKGKTLPKMLMSPDFFTAIDAQIVAKPGESPLFDPFEKMPETIAADQRKQLVELGKAAIAKHIIPSFKKIKQFLETEYIPGAKAEPGVSAEPGGKDFYAYRVRFFTTTNMTPDEVFQIGQKEVARIRAEMEKIIADLKFEGSFAEFLNFLRTDPQFYAKTPRELMMEASYFAKKADGKLPEFFGVLPRNSYGVEPVPADIAPKYTGGRYVGGSLENGRAGLYWVNTFKLESRPLYVLPALTLHESVPGHHLQISLAQEMENVPNFRKSNYLSAYGEGWALYTEYLGEEMGIYETPYQLFGKLTYEMWRACRLVVDVGIHAKGWSRDAAVEFMASNTALSLHEVNTEIDRYIGWPAQALSYKIGELKIRELRKTAEAALGEQFDLRKFHDVILSQGAVPLFVLEDMVKRYIALEKMTGE; this is encoded by the coding sequence ATGACTTATTTTCGCTGGATATTTTTGGCCATCTGTTTTGCGGTTGTGGCGGCGGTTGCGCAAACAACCGATGCCGTAAAAAATGAGCTGTATTCAATTTTTGACGATGAATGGCAGTTCCGGCTGCAGGAAAATCCCGATTTAGCGGTGAGCATGGGGAAAGCAGAATTCGCCGGAAAATTACCGGCCGTCAGCGCTGCGGACGAGCTGCGCCGGGCTGAGTTCGATCGCGGATTGCTCCAGCGGCTGGCCGCGGTCGATCGCGAAAAACTGTCGGAAACGGATCGCGTCAATTACGATGTGTTCAAATTTATTCTGGAAAATCGCGTTGCGGAAGTTGAGCACGAATCATATCTCACGCCGATCAGCAGCGAAGGTGGATTTTACACCTCATTTTTGTTTATGATTGGCGATTTGCCATTTGAAAATGCGAAAGATTACCAAAATTACCTCAGCATGCTGGCAGCGTTTACGGATTACACAAATCAGCACATCGAGCTGATGCGGGAAGGGTTGCGCAAAGGCAAAACGCTCCCCAAAATGCTGATGTCGCCTGATTTTTTCACAGCCATCGATGCACAAATTGTTGCGAAACCCGGCGAAAGCCCACTGTTCGATCCGTTTGAAAAAATGCCGGAAACCATCGCTGCTGATCAGCGCAAACAATTGGTGGAATTAGGCAAAGCTGCTATCGCAAAGCATATTATTCCATCATTTAAAAAAATAAAACAATTTTTGGAAACAGAATATATTCCCGGTGCGAAAGCCGAACCGGGCGTATCGGCGGAGCCGGGCGGAAAGGACTTTTATGCGTATCGCGTCCGATTTTTTACGACCACTAACATGACGCCGGACGAAGTGTTTCAAATCGGGCAAAAAGAAGTTGCGCGAATTCGTGCGGAGATGGAAAAAATTATCGCAGATCTCAAATTTGAGGGCAGTTTTGCGGAATTCCTCAATTTTCTGCGCACCGATCCCCAATTTTACGCCAAAACCCCCCGCGAGCTGATGATGGAAGCGTCCTATTTTGCCAAAAAAGCGGACGGAAAATTGCCCGAATTTTTTGGCGTTTTACCCCGGAATTCATACGGCGTTGAGCCGGTTCCGGCAGATATCGCGCCAAAATATACCGGCGGCAGATATGTCGGTGGTTCGCTGGAAAACGGTCGCGCCGGGCTGTATTGGGTGAACACTTTCAAATTGGAAAGCCGTCCGTTGTATGTGCTGCCGGCGCTCACGCTGCACGAAAGTGTGCCGGGACATCATCTGCAAATTTCGCTGGCGCAGGAAATGGAAAATGTGCCTAATTTTAGAAAAAGCAATTACTTATCCGCATACGGTGAAGGGTGGGCGTTATACACCGAATACCTCGGCGAAGAAATGGGCATTTACGAAACACCCTATCAACTGTTCGGAAAATTGACATACGAAATGTGGCGTGCCTGCCGTTTGGTGGTGGATGTCGGCATTCACGCCAAAGGCTGGTCGCGCGATGCCGCGGTGGAATTTATGGCATCGAACACCGCGCTTTCGCTGCATGAAGTGAACACGGAAATTGATCGCTATATCGGTTGGCCGGCACAGGCGCTGTCGTATAAAATCGGCGAATTGAAAATACGCGAACTGCGCAAAACCGCCGAAGCAGCGTTGGGCGAACAGTTCGATTTGCGCAAATTTCACGATGTGATTTTATCGCAGGGTGCGGTGCCACTGTTTGTGCTGGAAGATATGGTGAAGCGGTATATCGCCCTTGAGAAAATGACCGGTGAATAA
- a CDS encoding caspase family protein, producing MNFPKTFFVYLAIFLAVNGQGVAQNTRGAVPISVDRDRSEARTALVIGNGSYRDSPLANPVNDATDIAAKLKILGFSVTLLTNANRSAMIDEIRRFGDHLRDRKGIGLLFYAGHGIQVNGRNYLVPVDADIIREHEVDDEGVDLGRVLGEMADARNRLNILILDACRNNPYERSFRSAGRGLASIDAPRGTLIAYATAPGSVAADGSGRNSPYTAALLRQIVSQGTPVEIVFKKTRAEVISSTNGAQIPWESSSLVGDFYFAVAGETTESPQQTERRRLTREGLIDPALALDSPKNTTEKPVSDAAAEQIRSTPQPVSEAELKNIANNLNLNIKKIQDDFDPNTQTYRLSGAGFENQFEPAANGQVIIDRNSNLMWQQGGYSGEFGLSLAAARQYIKDLNSQNYAGYSDWRLPTVSEALTLFEPDKNSSGLHIHSYFSNRQMGLRTSDTFPGNMGWIVDFDFGECSAVPDYYQIFVRAVRNL from the coding sequence ATGAATTTCCCGAAAACATTTTTTGTATATTTGGCGATTTTTCTCGCGGTTAACGGGCAAGGTGTTGCCCAAAACACTCGCGGGGCAGTGCCGATTTCTGTCGATCGGGATCGCTCGGAGGCTCGGACGGCGTTGGTGATCGGCAACGGCAGCTATCGCGATTCACCGTTGGCAAATCCGGTGAACGACGCAACGGACATCGCCGCAAAATTGAAAATATTGGGTTTTTCGGTAACGCTGCTCACCAACGCAAACCGTTCGGCGATGATCGACGAAATTCGCCGGTTTGGCGACCATTTGCGCGATCGCAAAGGCATTGGATTGTTGTTTTATGCCGGACACGGCATTCAGGTGAACGGGCGAAATTATCTCGTTCCGGTTGATGCGGATATCATTCGCGAACACGAAGTGGATGACGAAGGTGTGGATCTCGGGCGGGTTCTCGGCGAAATGGCAGATGCACGTAACCGTCTGAATATTTTGATACTTGACGCCTGTCGCAACAACCCGTACGAACGCAGTTTTCGCTCTGCCGGACGCGGATTGGCGTCCATCGATGCACCGCGTGGCACGTTGATCGCCTATGCCACAGCGCCCGGTTCTGTCGCTGCGGATGGCAGTGGGCGCAACAGTCCGTACACCGCAGCGCTGCTCAGACAAATCGTTTCGCAGGGCACACCGGTTGAAATTGTGTTCAAAAAAACGCGGGCGGAAGTTATCAGCAGCACCAACGGCGCGCAAATTCCGTGGGAATCGTCATCGCTGGTTGGCGATTTTTATTTTGCGGTTGCGGGCGAGACAACCGAGTCGCCGCAGCAAACGGAGCGCCGGCGATTGACCCGCGAGGGACTTATCGATCCTGCTCTTGCGTTGGATTCCCCAAAAAACACGACCGAAAAACCGGTCAGCGATGCTGCCGCAGAACAGATTCGCAGCACACCCCAACCGGTCAGCGAAGCGGAGTTGAAAAATATTGCCAATAATCTCAATTTAAATATAAAAAAAATACAGGATGATTTTGATCCAAACACACAAACGTATCGGTTAAGCGGTGCGGGATTCGAGAACCAGTTTGAACCGGCTGCAAACGGGCAGGTCATCATCGATCGCAACAGCAATTTGATGTGGCAGCAGGGCGGATATTCCGGCGAGTTTGGGTTGAGCTTAGCTGCCGCCCGGCAATATATTAAAGATCTCAACTCACAAAATTACGCGGGTTACAGCGACTGGCGATTGCCAACTGTCTCGGAAGCGCTGACCCTTTTTGAGCCGGATAAAAACAGCTCAGGTCTGCATATTCACAGCTATTTTTCCAACCGGCAAATGGGTTTGCGAACGTCGGATACGTTCCCGGGTAACATGGGCTGGATTGTTGATTTCGATTTTGGGGAGTGCTCTGCGGTGCCGGATTATTATCAGATTTTTGTCCGCGCTGTCCGCAATTTATAA
- the hisN gene encoding histidinol-phosphatase — MSYRQFFDFAKILADAAQTVIQPWYFNQSLEVETKSDASPVTIADRAAEKRMRELIESKYPEHGVIGEEFGNSNAEAEFVWVLDPIDGTKSFASGCPLFGTLIALLHGGKPVVGAINLPALNQLCISDGSQTLLNGKPVRVRNTENLQNAVLLTTDVNAVGKYQSARNFDQLMQQTRFTRTWGDCYGYVLVASGWSDLMMDPVMNPWDLLALVPVIRGAGGVITDWQGNDPVSGNSIVAANPALHPQVIDILNR, encoded by the coding sequence ATGTCGTATCGACAATTTTTTGATTTTGCCAAAATTTTGGCAGACGCCGCCCAAACCGTAATCCAACCGTGGTATTTCAATCAATCGCTGGAAGTTGAAACAAAATCCGATGCCAGTCCGGTAACCATCGCGGATCGCGCAGCGGAAAAACGCATGCGCGAACTCATCGAAAGCAAATATCCGGAACACGGTGTTATCGGCGAGGAATTTGGCAATTCGAACGCTGAAGCTGAGTTTGTCTGGGTGCTCGATCCCATCGACGGCACAAAATCGTTTGCCAGCGGTTGTCCGCTGTTCGGCACCCTCATCGCGCTGCTGCACGGCGGCAAACCGGTTGTCGGCGCAATCAATTTACCGGCGCTCAACCAATTGTGCATTAGCGACGGCAGCCAAACTTTGTTGAACGGAAAACCGGTCCGGGTGCGTAACACGGAAAATCTGCAAAACGCCGTACTGCTCACCACCGATGTGAATGCGGTGGGCAAATACCAATCCGCCAGAAATTTCGATCAACTGATGCAGCAAACCCGTTTCACCCGCACGTGGGGCGATTGCTACGGTTACGTGCTCGTCGCATCCGGCTGGTCGGATTTAATGATGGATCCGGTAATGAATCCGTGGGATTTACTGGCGCTGGTTCCGGTTATTCGCGGTGCCGGCGGCGTGATTACTGACTGGCAGGGTAACGATCCTGTTAGCGGTAACAGCATTGTGGCAGCTAATCCCGCCCTCCATCCGCAAGTGATTGATATTTTAAATCGTTAG
- a CDS encoding WD40 repeat domain-containing protein, producing MQKKPLRIMVSAILLISWMHAQENTPGEASPINTVSVSPNSTFVLSAGTDHILRIWDVASEKLVRQIPAHEFWITSAQWSPDESTIATASKDGSIKLWNALSGNLLRMLEGHNGAVMAVTFSPNGQFVLSASHDNTLKLWNSTTGEIVRIFAGHDFSVTSVSFSNNGTYFISGSLDRTVKLWRIDLSEPLATWEGHSGGVLTVALSPDGQMALSGGNDKTIIRWRVGDGKKMREYKGHSGSVKTVAFTPAGDGFISGDKSGQIRIWETENSKSRSLIETNNGSINALCFNGLGDKYFSGGDDGRLTLWSRIYNERVAVFVDSGNNQLQPQVTTNP from the coding sequence TTGCAAAAAAAGCCGCTACGAATAATGGTCAGTGCCATTTTGCTGATCAGTTGGATGCACGCACAGGAGAACACGCCCGGAGAAGCCTCACCCATCAACACAGTTTCCGTTTCCCCGAACAGTACATTTGTTTTATCCGCTGGCACAGATCATATTTTGCGCATTTGGGATGTGGCAAGCGAAAAACTGGTTCGTCAAATTCCCGCCCACGAATTTTGGATCACATCTGCCCAATGGTCGCCCGATGAATCAACCATCGCAACTGCCAGCAAAGACGGCTCCATCAAGCTTTGGAATGCCTTATCCGGAAATTTGTTGAGAATGCTCGAAGGTCACAACGGCGCCGTAATGGCGGTAACATTTTCGCCGAACGGTCAATTTGTGCTTTCAGCCAGTCACGATAACACGCTCAAACTGTGGAACAGCACAACCGGCGAAATCGTCCGGATATTTGCAGGTCACGATTTTTCGGTAACATCGGTGAGTTTTTCCAATAACGGCACTTATTTTATTTCCGGCAGCCTGGACCGAACCGTGAAACTTTGGCGAATCGACTTGAGCGAACCGCTGGCAACGTGGGAAGGTCACAGCGGTGGTGTGTTGACCGTAGCGCTCAGCCCGGACGGGCAGATGGCGCTTTCCGGCGGAAATGACAAAACCATTATTCGCTGGCGCGTCGGTGATGGGAAAAAAATGCGGGAATACAAAGGTCACTCAGGTTCGGTAAAAACGGTTGCGTTTACGCCTGCCGGCGATGGGTTTATTTCCGGTGATAAAAGCGGGCAAATCCGCATTTGGGAAACGGAAAATAGTAAAAGCCGAAGCCTGATCGAGACAAACAACGGCTCCATAAATGCACTCTGTTTTAACGGGCTTGGCGATAAATATTTCTCCGGTGGCGATGATGGCCGGCTCACGCTATGGTCACGGATTTACAACGAGCGGGTTGCCGTTTTTGTGGATTCGGGAAACAATCAACTGCAACCACAGGTAACCACAAACCCCTGA
- a CDS encoding S9 family peptidase, producing the protein MFAYLKTKHIWIVLIFSITFWNCSQTKQGSPVPPDVEKKPEKLTANGDTRIDNYYWLNQRENPQVIEYLVAENNYTDVVLAHTKTLQNTLFDEMVGRIKQDDQSVPYQYNGYYYYNRYETGKEYPVYARKKGSLDAAEEILLDVNEMAEGHDYYQLTGLEVSPDNQLIAFGVDTVSRRQYTLHIKNLATGEILADRVPNTTGTSTWANDNRTLFYATKDSTLRPYKIMRHTLGSDPASDVEVFHEADNTYDCYVYKSKSEQYIFIASSSTLSSEFRFLDATNPNGEFKIIQPRERDHEYEVFNYQDKFYILTNLNAKNFRLMETSVRNTGKENWTEVIPHRDDILLETIEVFNNYLVLRERKNGLRQLRIINQRDKSDHYLDFGEPAYSIYSDINLDFDTDLLRYKYTSLTTPMSNYEYNMKTREKNLLKQDEVLGGFDPANYVTERLEATARDGVKVPLSIVYRKGVEKNGENPLLLYGYGSYGISMDATFRSDRLSLLDRGFVFAIAHIRGGQEMGRSWYEDGKLLKKKNTFTDFIDCGEFLIEQKYTNREKIFALGGSAGGLLIGAVVNMRPDLFKGVIAAVPFVDVITTMLDESIPLTTGEFDEWGNPKDPVYYEYMKSYSPYDNVEAKDYPAMLVTTGLHDSQVQYFEPAKWVAKLRDLKTDDNPLLMHTQMEAGHSGASGRFEKYRTVALEYAFLIDLANADQSAK; encoded by the coding sequence ATGTTTGCCTACTTAAAAACGAAACACATTTGGATCGTGCTGATTTTTTCAATAACATTTTGGAATTGTTCACAAACGAAACAGGGGAGTCCCGTGCCACCAGATGTTGAAAAAAAACCGGAAAAATTAACCGCCAACGGCGATACCCGCATCGATAATTATTATTGGCTAAACCAACGCGAAAATCCGCAGGTGATTGAATATCTGGTTGCGGAAAATAATTACACCGATGTTGTGCTGGCGCATACGAAAACGCTGCAAAACACATTATTTGATGAGATGGTCGGAAGAATCAAGCAGGATGACCAATCCGTGCCATATCAATACAACGGTTATTATTATTACAATCGCTACGAAACCGGCAAAGAATATCCGGTCTACGCCCGCAAAAAAGGCAGCCTGGATGCCGCCGAAGAAATTTTGCTGGACGTAAATGAAATGGCGGAAGGTCATGATTATTATCAACTTACCGGTTTGGAAGTGAGTCCGGATAATCAACTGATCGCCTTTGGTGTGGATACCGTCAGCCGTCGGCAGTACACACTGCACATCAAAAATTTGGCAACGGGCGAAATTTTGGCCGATCGCGTGCCGAACACAACCGGAACATCCACCTGGGCAAACGATAATCGCACATTATTTTATGCCACAAAAGACAGCACGCTGCGCCCCTACAAAATCATGCGCCACACCCTGGGCAGCGATCCCGCCAGCGATGTGGAAGTGTTCCACGAAGCCGATAACACATACGATTGTTATGTGTATAAATCCAAATCCGAGCAATATATTTTTATCGCTTCCAGCAGCACGCTTTCATCGGAATTCCGCTTTTTGGATGCGACAAATCCCAATGGCGAGTTCAAAATTATTCAGCCGCGCGAACGCGATCATGAATACGAAGTGTTCAATTATCAGGATAAATTTTACATTCTCACCAATCTGAACGCCAAAAATTTCCGGTTGATGGAAACCTCTGTTCGCAACACCGGAAAAGAAAATTGGACAGAAGTGATACCGCATCGCGACGACATTCTATTGGAAACGATAGAAGTGTTCAATAATTATCTCGTTTTGCGCGAGCGAAAAAACGGGCTGCGCCAATTGCGGATCATTAATCAACGGGATAAATCCGATCACTATCTCGATTTTGGCGAACCCGCTTACTCCATTTACAGCGATATCAATCTCGATTTCGACACCGATTTGCTGCGCTACAAATACACATCGCTCACCACGCCGATGAGCAATTACGAATACAACATGAAAACGCGCGAAAAAAATCTGCTCAAACAGGATGAAGTTTTGGGCGGGTTTGATCCGGCAAATTATGTTACCGAACGGCTGGAAGCCACCGCTCGCGATGGTGTTAAAGTGCCGCTTTCCATCGTTTACAGAAAAGGTGTTGAGAAAAACGGCGAAAACCCGTTGCTTCTGTATGGCTACGGTTCATACGGCATCAGCATGGATGCAACCTTCCGTTCCGACCGGTTGAGCCTGCTGGATCGCGGATTTGTGTTTGCCATCGCGCATATTCGCGGCGGTCAGGAAATGGGCAGAAGCTGGTACGAAGACGGCAAGTTGCTCAAAAAGAAAAATACCTTCACCGATTTTATCGATTGCGGCGAATTTTTGATCGAACAAAAATATACCAATCGCGAAAAAATATTTGCCCTCGGCGGCAGCGCCGGCGGTTTGCTGATTGGCGCGGTAGTCAACATGCGCCCGGATTTGTTCAAAGGCGTGATTGCGGCAGTGCCATTTGTGGATGTCATCACAACCATGCTGGACGAAAGTATCCCGCTGACAACCGGAGAATTTGATGAATGGGGCAACCCGAAAGACCCTGTTTATTATGAATATATGAAATCATATTCGCCATACGATAACGTGGAAGCAAAGGATTATCCCGCAATGCTGGTGACAACCGGATTGCACGATTCGCAGGTGCAATATTTTGAACCTGCCAAATGGGTGGCAAAATTACGGGATCTGAAAACGGATGATAACCCCTTGCTGATGCATACCCAAATGGAAGCCGGGCACAGTGGCGCATCCGGTCGGTTCGAAAAATATCGCACCGTTGCGCTGGAATACGCATTTTTGATTGATCTGGCAAATGCCGACCAATCTGCAAAATAA